Proteins from a single region of Chloroherpeton thalassium ATCC 35110:
- the nuoF gene encoding NADH-quinone oxidoreductase subunit NuoF, translating to MVDYKSYKPLILKEIQDLHRIEVYEAGGGYQNLRKALVMKPEEIVGEVKKSGLRGRGGAGFPTGMKWGFVGKAKPRYLAVNGDESEPGSFKDRQIFEFNPHQLIEGCLISCYALDVETCYIYIRGEYAKWIDIVETALAEARQKGYVGKNILGKDFSAEIYVHRGAGAYICGEESALMNSIEGKRAYPRLKPPFPAVVGLWGQPTVINNVETITNIPLIIEIGAEAYSKIGAPDHPGPMLYGLSGHVNKPGIYEYPSGMAITDLIYDIGGGIRGGKKLKAVIPGGSSMPILRADMIEGVTMNADSLKKAGTSIGTAGMIIMDEDTDIVAAIARLTHFYHHESCGQCTPCREGTGWIEHIYKKFLRDEAEPRDIDLLLSLCKQIEQRTICALADGAAWPVRFSIERFREEYEKHCKTPESRGWNYKMKAVSGV from the coding sequence ATGGTTGATTATAAATCTTATAAGCCGTTGATTCTGAAGGAAATTCAGGATTTGCACCGAATTGAGGTGTATGAAGCAGGCGGCGGTTACCAAAATCTCCGCAAGGCGCTGGTGATGAAGCCCGAAGAAATTGTCGGCGAAGTCAAAAAATCGGGGCTGCGCGGCAGAGGCGGCGCGGGTTTTCCAACCGGCATGAAATGGGGATTTGTGGGCAAAGCCAAGCCGCGCTACCTTGCCGTCAACGGCGACGAGTCCGAGCCGGGCTCGTTTAAAGACCGGCAGATTTTTGAGTTCAATCCGCATCAGCTTATCGAGGGCTGCCTCATCTCCTGCTATGCGCTTGATGTTGAAACTTGCTACATCTATATTCGCGGCGAATACGCCAAATGGATCGACATCGTGGAAACGGCGCTCGCGGAGGCACGGCAAAAAGGCTATGTCGGTAAAAATATTTTAGGAAAAGATTTTTCCGCCGAAATTTATGTGCATCGCGGCGCGGGCGCGTACATTTGCGGCGAGGAAAGTGCTCTGATGAACTCGATTGAAGGCAAACGCGCCTATCCGAGACTGAAGCCGCCGTTTCCCGCCGTCGTCGGCCTCTGGGGACAACCGACGGTGATTAACAATGTGGAAACCATTACCAACATTCCGCTCATTATCGAAATCGGCGCGGAGGCGTATTCAAAAATCGGCGCACCCGATCATCCCGGCCCAATGCTCTACGGCCTCAGCGGCCATGTCAATAAACCCGGCATTTACGAATATCCGTCCGGCATGGCCATCACCGATTTGATTTACGACATCGGCGGCGGCATTCGCGGCGGCAAAAAGCTCAAGGCCGTGATTCCCGGCGGCTCGTCCATGCCGATTCTTCGCGCCGATATGATTGAGGGCGTGACCATGAACGCCGATAGCCTCAAAAAAGCCGGCACGTCCATCGGCACGGCAGGCATGATTATCATGGACGAGGACACGGACATTGTGGCCGCAATTGCTCGCCTAACGCATTTTTATCATCACGAATCTTGCGGACAATGCACGCCTTGCCGTGAGGGAACGGGATGGATTGAACATATTTACAAAAAGTTTTTGCGTGACGAAGCCGAACCGCGCGACATCGACCTGCTGCTCAGCCTTTGCAAACAAATCGAGCAGCGCACCATTTGCGCCCTTGCCGACGGCGCGGCTTGGCCGGTTCGCTTCAGCATCGAGCGGTTTCGCGAGGAGTACGAAAAGCATTGCAAAACGCCGGAAAGTCGCGGCTGGAATTATAAAATGAAGGCGGTGAGCGGGGTTTAA
- a CDS encoding IS256 family transposase, which produces MINAIIKCFPLARRQRCTVHKTRNLLNKTPLDAQKEVKACIHSVYYASDRTAADTLAAMFIDRYAKLYPDMVRCFQDDLDACLAHLKFPGGHRRFIRTTNLIERSFAEEKRRTKVIPSHVNEKSAMKLVFGVLIRASHSWRKVKMNELELALLRNIRKIIVKDNNNDDSTISYNLAA; this is translated from the coding sequence GTGATCAATGCGATTATCAAATGTTTTCCTTTGGCCCGACGTCAGCGTTGCACGGTACATAAGACAAGAAACCTACTGAATAAAACACCTTTAGACGCTCAAAAAGAGGTAAAAGCCTGTATCCACAGTGTGTATTACGCCAGCGATCGCACTGCCGCCGACACATTGGCCGCGATGTTTATTGATCGTTATGCAAAGCTATATCCTGACATGGTTCGTTGCTTTCAGGACGATTTGGATGCCTGTCTGGCACATTTAAAGTTTCCAGGCGGACATCGGCGGTTTATAAGAACAACGAATTTGATAGAACGCTCATTTGCCGAAGAAAAAAGACGAACCAAGGTTATTCCAAGTCATGTCAATGAAAAAAGCGCCATGAAGTTAGTCTTCGGGGTATTGATAAGAGCGTCTCATAGTTGGAGAAAAGTCAAAATGAATGAATTGGAATTAGCATTATTGAGAAATATTCGTAAAATTATTGTCAAAGATAATAATAATGATGATTCAACCATTTCATACAATTTAGCAGCTTAG
- a CDS encoding S8 family serine peptidase, translating into MKFANVPNRVPTMDKLLRISITAIVVWTFLFSASDIFSQVKKNERASSATARLQFQLQARKAGGAAQTLEAETRLNLTLRSKHGHFSPNEIQKIEMEIAAAGGTINTRLSDLMTISISQNAIAALDNLAEFALAELNPADEPLMNRSRSNDKVSGYWQGTNADSAHALGYTGRNTIVAVVDFGFSALTRNGDFLDADSNTRMLYVWDQNGSSPNPTEPAFTYGREYDSTDIANSAGNLSFGSGYTHGTNCVGIAAGDGSASGQKGMAPDAKIILVALKSGGGSSELVDAFNYITAKAALHNLPVSVNYSAGSNFGAHDGSRDSERAISGYAGPGKLFAVAAGNNRGQNVHVEGDVPNGGQDEVSFNTGSGQFYAHIWYDGSDSLLAYLIAPGGSPIYGPFSLSENVYSEDGGNILVYHNNYEPNGDREIQFLLQNHNGESGWKLRLADVGGDEVHFDGWKLSYGSWASHTTSYKNITTPSTADSAISVAAYSVGSGTIYSGSSVGPTRTNLPKPEITAPTDVSTTAGSFTGTSAAAPHIAGLGAILLQARPALSVSEFMAAITDSARTDGATGNIPPHNNSWGFGKLYTLGALQQVLPKSGDSVSIAGAGNYIWQDAASGYGVMLNFASENLSQVKVEIFPNTEPPNTSSRKAVKRYITIEPIGGMVFDAALRMYYTDAEVSAASLAEAGLQLYRYNEGSGAWQQMGGTVNTEQNYVELSGVTEFSTWALSDPASDIPLPVEFQGLTATKTETGVLLNWKTLSENQNRGFIIERKKEGETYAQISDFSLESGLATKGTSGGTYAFNDDEVEFGTYFYRLWSEDLSGERHELQTVRIEISQEQTENTKSYTYQLLQNYPNPFNPSTVIEFELQARAAVTLRVIDVLGREVKSILQQEKYSAGRHQTNFDAQQLPSGMYFYRLEIQSENGVLKSFTKKMLLLK; encoded by the coding sequence TTGAAATTTGCCAATGTGCCAAACCGTGTTCCCACTATGGATAAACTGCTTCGTATTTCAATCACGGCCATTGTCGTGTGGACTTTTTTATTTTCCGCATCCGATATTTTTTCTCAAGTAAAAAAGAATGAGCGAGCCAGCTCCGCTACGGCAAGATTGCAGTTTCAGCTTCAAGCGCGAAAAGCCGGTGGGGCGGCGCAAACGCTCGAGGCGGAAACACGGTTGAACCTGACGCTTCGCAGCAAACACGGACATTTTTCCCCGAATGAAATTCAAAAAATAGAGATGGAAATTGCGGCAGCTGGTGGAACTATCAACACGCGGCTCAGCGATTTGATGACGATTTCCATCTCGCAGAATGCCATCGCTGCACTTGATAACCTCGCGGAATTTGCGCTGGCAGAACTCAATCCAGCCGACGAACCCTTGATGAATCGCAGCCGCAGCAACGACAAAGTGAGCGGCTATTGGCAAGGCACCAATGCCGATTCGGCTCACGCGCTTGGCTACACAGGCAGAAATACCATTGTCGCCGTCGTTGATTTCGGTTTTAGCGCCCTTACGCGCAACGGCGATTTTTTGGACGCCGATAGCAACACGCGCATGCTTTATGTTTGGGACCAAAATGGCAGTAGCCCGAATCCCACCGAGCCAGCTTTTACTTACGGCAGGGAATACGACAGCACCGATATTGCAAATAGTGCCGGAAATCTTTCATTTGGTAGCGGCTACACGCACGGGACAAATTGCGTTGGCATTGCCGCTGGCGACGGCTCGGCGAGCGGACAAAAAGGCATGGCGCCCGATGCGAAAATTATTTTGGTCGCGCTCAAAAGCGGTGGTGGAAGCAGCGAACTCGTCGATGCGTTTAACTACATTACCGCCAAAGCGGCGCTGCACAACCTGCCGGTTTCGGTCAATTACAGCGCGGGAAGCAACTTCGGCGCGCACGACGGCTCGCGCGATAGCGAACGGGCGATATCTGGTTATGCCGGACCGGGAAAACTTTTTGCCGTTGCTGCCGGCAATAATCGAGGGCAAAATGTCCACGTCGAGGGCGATGTGCCTAACGGCGGACAAGACGAGGTGTCGTTTAACACTGGCTCGGGGCAATTTTATGCGCATATCTGGTACGATGGCTCGGACAGCTTGCTTGCATACTTGATTGCGCCCGGCGGCTCGCCGATTTATGGCCCGTTTAGTTTAAGCGAAAATGTGTATTCGGAGGACGGCGGAAATATTTTAGTTTATCATAATAATTACGAGCCAAACGGCGATAGGGAAATTCAATTTCTATTGCAAAATCACAACGGCGAGAGCGGATGGAAACTTCGCTTGGCGGATGTCGGCGGCGACGAGGTGCATTTTGACGGTTGGAAATTGAGCTATGGCAGTTGGGCGTCGCACACGACTTCTTACAAAAATATAACCACGCCGTCCACCGCCGATTCTGCGATTTCGGTCGCGGCATATAGCGTCGGCTCGGGGACGATTTACAGCGGCTCAAGCGTCGGGCCGACGCGAACCAATTTACCCAAGCCGGAAATTACCGCGCCGACGGATGTTAGCACAACTGCAGGCAGTTTTACAGGCACTTCAGCCGCCGCGCCGCACATCGCCGGATTGGGCGCGATTTTGCTTCAAGCGCGGCCTGCGCTTTCCGTCTCCGAATTTATGGCGGCCATCACCGATAGCGCCCGCACCGACGGTGCAACCGGCAACATTCCGCCGCATAACAATAGCTGGGGATTCGGCAAACTTTATACGCTTGGCGCACTTCAACAAGTTTTGCCCAAAAGCGGCGATTCGGTCAGCATTGCAGGCGCAGGAAATTATATTTGGCAAGACGCGGCATCGGGCTACGGCGTGATGCTGAACTTCGCCTCCGAAAATTTGAGTCAGGTAAAAGTCGAAATTTTCCCTAACACCGAGCCGCCAAACACATCCAGTCGCAAGGCTGTGAAGCGATATATTACTATTGAACCGATAGGTGGAATGGTGTTCGATGCAGCGCTTCGCATGTATTACACCGATGCGGAAGTTTCCGCAGCTTCGCTCGCCGAAGCCGGACTTCAGCTTTATCGTTACAATGAAGGCAGCGGTGCGTGGCAGCAAATGGGCGGCACGGTAAACACCGAACAAAACTATGTCGAACTTTCCGGCGTGACAGAATTTAGCACGTGGGCGCTCAGCGATCCCGCGAGTGATATTCCACTTCCTGTTGAATTTCAAGGACTTACAGCAACGAAAACCGAAACAGGCGTATTGCTCAATTGGAAAACGCTGTCCGAAAATCAGAATCGCGGGTTTATTATCGAGAGAAAAAAAGAGGGCGAAACTTACGCCCAAATTTCAGATTTTAGCCTCGAATCGGGACTTGCCACAAAAGGAACTTCCGGTGGAACGTATGCTTTCAATGATGATGAAGTGGAATTCGGCACGTATTTTTACCGACTTTGGAGCGAGGATTTGAGCGGCGAACGCCATGAATTGCAAACCGTTAGGATTGAAATTTCGCAAGAGCAAACAGAAAACACAAAGAGTTATACCTATCAACTTTTGCAAAATTATCCGAATCCGTTTAACCCTTCGACCGTTATCGAATTTGAATTGCAGGCACGCGCAGCCGTAACGCTCCGTGTGATCGATGTGCTTGGCAGAGAAGTGAAATCAATTTTGCAACAAGAAAAATATTCTGCTGGACGGCATCAGACCAATTTTGATGCGCAACAATTGCCGAGCGGAATGTATTTTTATCGATTAGAAATTCAGTCGGAAAATGGCGTTCTCAAATCATTTACCAAAAAGATGTTACTCTTAAAATGA
- a CDS encoding GNAT family N-acetyltransferase: protein MQIRKETAADSDAITTVTVEAFKTLEVSDQTEQFVIIALRKAGALTISLVAEMSGEVVGHIAFSPVTLSDGTQNWYGLGPVSVLPKFQKQGIGAALINEGLSMLKEIGAAGCALVGHPGYYKRFGFKNSTDLTLDGVPQEAFFVMPFNERIPQGKIFFHEAFLAKS, encoded by the coding sequence ATGCAGATAAGAAAAGAAACTGCCGCAGACAGTGACGCGATCACAACCGTCACCGTAGAAGCCTTCAAGACGCTTGAAGTGAGTGACCAAACGGAACAATTCGTCATCATCGCATTGCGCAAGGCGGGTGCGCTGACGATTTCGCTGGTCGCTGAAATGAGTGGGGAAGTTGTCGGGCATATCGCATTTTCGCCCGTCACCCTTTCGGACGGCACGCAAAATTGGTACGGACTCGGTCCCGTTTCCGTTTTGCCAAAATTTCAAAAGCAGGGAATCGGTGCGGCGCTGATTAACGAAGGCTTGTCAATGCTGAAAGAAATAGGCGCGGCGGGCTGCGCGTTGGTCGGGCACCCGGGATACTACAAGCGTTTCGGCTTCAAAAATAGCACCGACTTGACGCTTGACGGCGTTCCGCAAGAAGCCTTTTTTGTTATGCCATTTAACGAACGCATTCCGCAAGGGAAAATCTTTTTTCACGAGGCTTTTTTGGCAAAAAGTTAA
- the prmA gene encoding 50S ribosomal protein L11 methyltransferase, translating into MTESAKHKKTTIQISAEVLVENFDVAIGLLSLEGIDTFHEDNDILRFYMDAQDWTDEKRESVRGILKSVCGKDVALTEEKVAEKNWNEAWEATLKPIEISERLVIVQREKPYTPKPGQIVIEINPKMSFGTGFHETTRLMLRMIEAVLQPDDVVLDIGTGTGVLAIACRKYGNQHPILAFDNYSWAVENAIENSQVNASEDISFELLDAEETLEEALAREKFTLILANVNRGVIGKIFPKLAPYAKSAQIMVSGILVYDEAWLVKLLESFGCKIVRKATEGEWLCALISKA; encoded by the coding sequence ATGACGGAATCAGCAAAACATAAAAAAACAACGATTCAAATTTCCGCAGAAGTGTTGGTGGAAAATTTTGATGTGGCCATCGGGCTGCTCTCGCTTGAAGGTATAGACACTTTTCACGAGGACAATGATATTTTGCGTTTTTACATGGACGCGCAAGATTGGACGGATGAAAAGCGCGAGAGCGTTAGGGGAATTTTGAAATCGGTCTGTGGCAAGGACGTGGCTTTGACCGAAGAGAAAGTCGCGGAAAAAAACTGGAATGAAGCGTGGGAAGCCACGTTAAAACCGATTGAGATTTCCGAGAGGCTCGTCATCGTGCAACGCGAAAAGCCCTACACGCCGAAACCTGGCCAAATCGTCATCGAGATTAATCCGAAAATGTCGTTCGGCACAGGTTTTCATGAAACCACGCGCCTCATGCTCAGGATGATTGAAGCGGTGCTTCAGCCGGACGATGTGGTGCTGGACATTGGCACGGGAACGGGCGTGCTCGCAATAGCCTGCCGGAAATACGGCAATCAACATCCAATTCTCGCTTTTGATAATTATTCCTGGGCGGTGGAGAATGCGATTGAAAATAGTCAGGTAAACGCTAGCGAAGATATTTCGTTTGAGTTGCTCGACGCCGAAGAAACTTTGGAGGAGGCGCTCGCTCGAGAAAAATTCACCTTAATTTTGGCCAATGTCAATCGCGGCGTTATCGGCAAAATTTTCCCAAAGCTTGCGCCGTATGCAAAATCCGCACAGATTATGGTGTCAGGCATTTTGGTTTATGATGAAGCTTGGTTGGTGAAACTGCTGGAATCGTTCGGTTGCAAAATCGTGCGCAAAGCAACCGAAGGCGAATGGCTCTGTGCCTTAATTAGCAAGGCTTAA
- a CDS encoding DUF2147 domain-containing protein, whose protein sequence is MSEQTNPFIGLWKSFDEGSGEETSIVEIFQKENKYFGKIVQIFPKPDEDPDPICDKCTDDRKNQKMIGMEIIRNMVMDGGELTSGTILDPEKGDIYDCKLWIENGDLYVRGYLWLFYRTQTWKRVN, encoded by the coding sequence ATGAGTGAACAAACGAATCCGTTCATCGGTTTATGGAAATCTTTTGATGAAGGCTCGGGAGAGGAAACTTCCATTGTGGAAATATTTCAGAAAGAGAATAAATACTTTGGCAAAATTGTCCAGATATTTCCCAAACCGGATGAAGACCCCGACCCAATTTGCGATAAATGCACTGATGACCGAAAAAATCAAAAAATGATCGGCATGGAAATCATCCGAAATATGGTCATGGACGGCGGCGAACTGACAAGCGGCACAATATTAGACCCCGAAAAAGGCGACATCTACGACTGCAAACTTTGGATTGAAAACGGTGACCTTTATGTTCGCGGCTATCTCTGGCTCTTTTACCGCACCCAAACATGGAAGCGCGTGAATTAA
- a CDS encoding molybdopterin-dependent oxidoreductase: MAKIFIDGIECEAHPKQTIIQIADGINNGGKQIVDIPRFCYHPALAVAGNCRMCLVEFGLPGRNKDGSPQLDESGNPVIRWMPKLTTACTTEISDGMHVKTHHTSQVVADAQKGVLEFILINHPLDCPICDQAGECPLQQITYKYGPEESRYEFEKVHKPKREKWGTKIVFDGERCINCTRCVRFFDEYTETHELEIVQRGWNNYPALAPDQTPDENRYAMNVIDLCPVGALTSSDHRFNARVWEMSATDTISVADARCSSVRLWVRDNRVMRLTARPNPLVNGFFISDDDRLNYKWINDNRADAPTIKVGNAQQTADWPNAIQKAAELLRRYRPDEIFVLASARASLETNFVVKKFATEILKTQHLDFLRHIEGADDALLIRADKTPNALGCDMLGIAPAAGGISADDLPEAVWSGKIKCVLAIEDTVEEWLSPEVRAKLEALILLPHNLSDALNEADVVLPAATFAEQIGTFLNFEGVLQLARPAKALKHQNRELMKEMALSRWDKHATQFDRWSSEENKIDAKPAWEILCELSGTMGKAFGYQTAREIFAEIATSLSAFNELDYQKLGKIGVKLEGVNV; encoded by the coding sequence ATGGCGAAAATTTTTATAGACGGGATTGAGTGCGAAGCGCACCCCAAACAAACCATCATTCAAATTGCCGACGGCATCAACAACGGCGGCAAGCAAATCGTGGATATTCCTCGTTTTTGTTATCATCCGGCGCTTGCCGTTGCCGGAAATTGTCGCATGTGTCTTGTGGAATTCGGTCTGCCCGGCAGGAATAAGGACGGTAGTCCGCAGTTGGATGAGAGCGGCAATCCCGTCATCCGCTGGATGCCGAAGCTGACGACGGCTTGCACTACGGAAATTTCGGACGGGATGCACGTCAAAACGCATCACACTTCGCAAGTTGTGGCCGACGCGCAAAAGGGCGTGCTGGAATTTATCCTCATCAATCATCCGCTCGATTGCCCGATTTGCGACCAAGCCGGTGAATGCCCGCTTCAACAAATCACCTATAAATACGGCCCCGAAGAATCGCGCTACGAGTTTGAGAAAGTTCATAAACCCAAACGCGAAAAATGGGGTACGAAAATCGTCTTTGACGGCGAACGCTGCATCAATTGCACACGCTGCGTTCGCTTTTTTGACGAATATACCGAGACGCACGAGCTGGAAATTGTGCAGCGCGGTTGGAACAATTATCCCGCGCTTGCGCCCGACCAGACGCCCGACGAGAACCGCTATGCGATGAATGTTATCGATTTGTGTCCGGTTGGGGCGCTCACGAGCAGCGACCATCGGTTCAACGCGCGGGTTTGGGAGATGTCGGCCACCGATACGATTTCCGTCGCCGATGCGCGGTGTTCGTCCGTTCGCCTTTGGGTGCGCGACAACCGCGTCATGCGACTCACGGCAAGACCGAATCCGCTCGTCAACGGCTTTTTCATTTCCGACGACGATCGCTTGAATTACAAATGGATTAACGACAATCGCGCCGACGCGCCGACAATAAAAGTCGGAAACGCTCAGCAAACCGCCGATTGGCCGAACGCAATTCAAAAAGCCGCCGAATTGCTTCGGCGCTACCGACCGGATGAAATTTTCGTGCTGGCTTCAGCGCGGGCTTCGCTCGAGACAAATTTTGTCGTGAAAAAATTTGCGACCGAAATCCTCAAAACCCAGCATTTGGATTTTCTTCGCCACATCGAAGGCGCGGACGACGCACTTTTGATTCGCGCGGACAAAACGCCGAACGCGCTCGGTTGCGACATGCTCGGCATCGCACCAGCAGCCGGCGGCATTTCCGCCGATGATTTGCCGGAAGCCGTTTGGTCGGGAAAAATCAAATGTGTTTTAGCCATCGAGGACACGGTGGAGGAATGGCTATCGCCCGAAGTTCGCGCCAAATTGGAGGCGTTGATTTTGCTCCCGCACAATCTTTCCGATGCGTTAAACGAGGCCGATGTTGTGCTACCAGCAGCGACTTTTGCCGAGCAAATTGGCACGTTTTTGAACTTTGAAGGCGTCTTGCAACTTGCAAGGCCGGCCAAAGCGCTCAAGCATCAAAACCGCGAATTGATGAAGGAAATGGCGCTCAGCCGCTGGGACAAACACGCCACCCAGTTCGACCGTTGGAGCAGCGAAGAAAATAAAATCGATGCCAAACCCGCTTGGGAAATCCTCTGCGAACTTTCCGGCACAATGGGCAAGGCATTCGGCTATCAAACCGCCCGCGAGATTTTTGCGGAAATCGCAACGTCGCTTTCGGCATTCAATGAGTTGGATTATCAAAAGCTTGGGAAAATCGGAGTGAAATTAGAGGGCGTGAATGTATAG
- a CDS encoding PH domain-containing protein — MYIPIFLALIYAPRNYVVDNNCITINRIVGKIEVCKEEIINCIEVNPTDLGSLERTFASGGLFGYFGTFSSEKKGNLKMYSGSLNNKLILISLKKNEQILLSPQDTKKFIVSLQTNLSR, encoded by the coding sequence ATGTACATTCCGATTTTTCTGGCATTAATATATGCCCCAAGAAATTATGTGGTAGATAATAACTGTATTACGATAAATCGGATAGTTGGAAAGATTGAAGTGTGTAAAGAAGAAATAATAAACTGCATTGAGGTTAATCCTACTGATTTGGGTTCATTAGAGCGAACGTTTGCTTCAGGGGGATTATTTGGATATTTTGGAACGTTTTCTTCTGAGAAAAAAGGAAATTTAAAAATGTATAGTGGCAGTTTGAATAACAAATTAATACTTATCTCTTTAAAAAAGAATGAGCAAATTCTGCTGTCACCTCAAGATACTAAGAAATTTATCGTGTCTTTACAAACAAACCTTTCACGTTGA
- a CDS encoding IS256 family transposase gives MGIGSGFIQAIYRDVCQRIITTRDIESTFTDSDGKVLLSRSSVSQITESLYAEYESFRNRDLSGYDVVYLTVDGVYESVRKHSNNQTILAAWAICSDGQKILLHLAAASQESESSWGDFFEEMLGRGLRQPLMVTSDGQKGVINAIIKCFPLARRQRCTVHKTRNLLNKTPLDAQKEVKACLHSVYYASDRTAADTLAAMFIDRYANLYPEMVRCFQDDLDACLAHLEFPSGHRRFIRTTNLIERSIKNYQRIMV, from the coding sequence ATCGGAATTGGAAGCGGGTTTATACAGGCTATCTACCGAGATGTATGTCAGAGGATTATAACTACGCGCGATATAGAAAGCACATTTACCGATAGTGATGGAAAGGTGTTATTAAGCCGGAGCAGCGTCAGTCAGATCACCGAATCATTATATGCCGAGTATGAAAGCTTTAGAAATCGTGATCTGTCGGGTTACGATGTGGTGTATTTGACAGTGGACGGCGTATATGAATCGGTAAGAAAACACAGTAATAATCAAACCATATTGGCGGCCTGGGCGATATGCAGCGACGGGCAAAAGATATTGCTTCATTTAGCGGCAGCCAGTCAGGAGAGCGAATCGTCATGGGGTGATTTTTTTGAAGAAATGCTCGGGCGTGGGTTAAGGCAACCCTTAATGGTAACATCGGACGGTCAAAAAGGGGTGATTAATGCGATTATCAAATGTTTTCCTTTGGCCCGACGTCAGCGTTGCACGGTACATAAGACAAGAAACCTGTTGAATAAAACGCCTTTAGATGCTCAAAAAGAGGTAAAAGCCTGTCTCCACAGTGTGTATTACGCCAGCGATCGCACTGCCGCCGACACATTGGCCGCGATGTTTATTGATCGTTATGCGAATCTATATCCTGAAATGGTTCGTTGCTTTCAGGACGATTTGGACGCCTGTCTGGCACATTTAGAGTTTCCAAGCGGGCATCGGCGGTTTATAAGAACAACGAATTTGATAGAACGCTCAATTAAAAATTATCAACGGATTATGGTCTGA
- a CDS encoding transposase, with protein MKTKLKPSEQKSNFINEIISGHAGVSLKELLIAGVEHLMQKGLEGEVTDFLGRAHYEPKSEKEGQREGYRNGYYPRTAKTAEGRLNLKIPRVRGTQQPYNSELLNRLSELEAGLYRLSTEMYVRGL; from the coding sequence ATGAAAACGAAATTAAAACCATCTGAACAGAAAAGCAATTTCATTAATGAAATTATCAGCGGCCATGCAGGTGTAAGTCTGAAAGAATTGCTTATAGCCGGAGTTGAGCATCTTATGCAAAAAGGACTTGAAGGCGAGGTTACGGATTTTTTAGGTAGAGCTCATTATGAACCTAAATCGGAGAAAGAAGGTCAAAGAGAAGGCTACCGCAATGGTTATTATCCCAGAACGGCAAAAACGGCGGAAGGTCGTTTGAATTTAAAAATCCCCAGAGTACGAGGCACCCAACAACCATATAACAGTGAGTTGTTAAATCGTCTATCGGAATTGGAAGCGGGTTTATACAGGCTATCTACCGAGATGTATGTCAGAGGATTATAA